One window of the Eucalyptus grandis isolate ANBG69807.140 chromosome 6, ASM1654582v1, whole genome shotgun sequence genome contains the following:
- the LOC104448012 gene encoding LOW QUALITY PROTEIN: zinc-finger homeodomain protein 2 (The sequence of the model RefSeq protein was modified relative to this genomic sequence to represent the inferred CDS: inserted 1 base in 1 codon), with protein sequence MMATLSIPSYLLFSSVLGGSLHSSEKTHVKISATATPAAATISSWREKGNWRREGERERGREEREDMEFDEHDDQDEEMEIPVHHHQAAPAPVGYDSLGNPGRPSGSGAVGEGGASAAPRKSASASVRYRECLKNHAVGIGGXAVDGCGEFMAAGEEGTLDALKCAACNCHRNFHRKETDAGDGGGGLVSYHHPHHHPGQQHPQFSPYYRAAPSPAGYLHLTPPQQQHRPLALPAASGGGHSREELEDMSNPSSSGGGGGGGGSGLKKRFRTKFTPEQKEKMLGFAERLGWRIQKHDETAVEQFCAETGVKRHVLKVWMHNNKHTLGKKP encoded by the exons ATGATGGCCACACTCTCTATCCCCTCTTATCTTCTGTTTTCT AGTGTGCTTGGCGGATCTCTCCACTCAAGCGAAAAAACCCATGTAAAGATCTCGGCCACCGCCACCcctgccgccgccaccatctcatcttggagagagaaagggaattggaggagagaaggagagagagagagaggacgggaGGAGAGGGAAGATATGGAATTCGACGAGCATGACGACCAAGACGAGGAGATGGAGATTCCGGTGCACCACCACCAGGCGGCGCCGGCGCCGGTGGGCTACGACTCCCTGGGCAACCCCGGCCGGCCGAGCGGCTCCGGGGCGGTCGGGGAGGGCGGGGCCTCGGCGGCGCCGAGGAAGTCGGCGTCGGCGTCCGTGCGGTACCGGGAGTGCCTCAAGAACCACGCGGTGGGCATCGGGG GCGCCGTCGACGGCTGCGGCGAGTTCATGGCGGCCGGGGAGGAGGGCACCCTCGACGCCCTCAAGTGCGCCGCCTGCAACTGCCACCGCAACTTCCACCGCAAGGAGACCGACGCCGGCGACGGAGGCGGGGGCCTGGTGAGCTACCACCACCCGCACCATCACCCCGGCCAGCAGCACCCCCAGTTCTCGCCCTACTACAGGGCCGCGCCGTCGCCGGCGGGGTACCTGCACCTGACCCCGCCGCAGCAGCAGCACCGGCCGCTGGCGCTGCCGGCGGCGTCGGGGGGCGGGCACAGCAGGGAGGAGCTGGAGGACATGTCGAACCCCAGCAGcagcggcgggggcggcggcggcggaggaagcgGGCTGAAGAAGAGGTTCAGGACCAAGTTCACGCCTGAACAGAAGGAGAAGATGCTGGGATTCGCGGAGAGGCTGGGGTGGAGGATCCAGAAGCACGACGAAACGGCGGTGGAGCAGTTCTGCGCGGAGACCGGCGTGAAACGCCACGTGCTCAAGGTGTGGATGCACAACAACAAGCACACCCTCGGTAAGAAACCCTAA